A stretch of DNA from Halobacillus litoralis:
TTAGCTAAAGATGATAAACACAAAACCAGTGAATTATTATACGGAGATCCCCCAACTCCTATCGACCTTGATCGTCAGTCGCAAGAATTTTATCTAGTCCAGAGGATTCAAGATGAAGTACACAGATTCGCTATTTCCTTTCACCGTCAGCTTCGTGGCAAGGGTGCCATCCAATCTGAACTGGATCGTATTCCAGGAGTTGGACAGAAACGTAGACGGTTATTGTTGAGGCACTTCAAGTCTGTAACGGAAATTAAGAATGCAGACATTGAAGATATTACAAAGTTAGGTGTTCCTGAACCTGTAGCTAATACCATTCTTATCCATCTCAACCAGGATAACGTAGAAGAACCAGCTGAAGAATAACAGCTGGTTCTTTCCTTTCTTCATTTATCCTTTTAGTGCTTTGATCTCAACAAAGTTTTCTTTGTGGTTTTTCTCTTCAAAACATTCATATGTATGATCACTAATTTGGGAGATGATTTCAGCCATGAACCCACACTCCATGCGGAAATCGACTTCGAACATCTTCTGGTTCAGCCGCTTCTCTATCATATGGCCACTCAATTGAAAAATCATTTCTTTTCTTTTTTCTTTGGTTAAGACAAGTTCTCCCCAGCCCATGTATTGGAAAAACTCATAGAGGTCGTCCAGGGTGCTGATCTCTGTCTGTCTAGCCATGTTTTTCCCCATATAATAAAGGAGGTAGGGGGCATCTTTCCCTAAAAAATCGGGGAGGGTGTAATAACGCATCAGATCAAAGCCTGCGCCTGTCCCTACAAGCGATGAAATGTTGCCGGTTGTTAGCTTCGTAGATTCTTTCAAAACGCTCAGTCCTTTCTCTCCTTATTATCACTCGAAACGAGATTCGGTGCAATAAAAATTGTCCCTTTTCATCGAAAGGAAATAAATGTGTATTTTTGAGCAAATTATGAACGTGCTTTCTTGACGCTCATACGGGATAGAAGTACAATAAACATGTCACAAATTGTACATTGGTCAGACAAGTTAGAAGGGAAGAGGGGCTTTTCCCATTATTTTTAACGCTTAATTAAAGCGCTTAACTGTCTGAAAAATGTCCACATTCAAACTGTTATCATCTTGAGGGGGGTAAATATGGCGGGAACACGCGGATACGTTAATCGAAGACTGCATTCACTTTTGGGAGTCGTCCCAATCGGGATCTTTTTGATCCAACACTTGACTGTGAACTATT
This window harbors:
- a CDS encoding YslB family protein; translated protein: MKESTKLTTGNISSLVGTGAGFDLMRYYTLPDFLGKDAPYLLYYMGKNMARQTEISTLDDLYEFFQYMGWGELVLTKEKRKEMIFQLSGHMIEKRLNQKMFEVDFRMECGFMAEIISQISDHTYECFEEKNHKENFVEIKALKG